Genomic segment of Arvicola amphibius chromosome 7, mArvAmp1.2, whole genome shotgun sequence:
ATAGTATACTATAACATTTTCCCGCTTTCACGTTGGCATGATTCCtaaattttatatacttttttttttaaattttcagttattCTTTTAGGTAGCCttaatttacattataatatgtaaacttttttacatatttttatgtctatcttatttattttccaatCTAGCTTTCATATCCTGTATGTCTGTACTATGTACCCATCTCAATTTTCCAAACAcatcattatttataatttagataatatttttattggacgCAATATGATGTTAACTGTTTTATATACTGTTTAGGTATTATATGTCAATGGagccttctttttttccagtgtgtcatgtaaatatcaatataaatataatactatTATCTGTTGAGTCAGTCTTTCGTTCATGGATCTGTAGTTGTGGAAGTCTTCTtaacaaaattgtaaaatgtatattttcaaacATGCCCACAAACCATATATGCGCCATATTTCAATAGTGTTATATAATTAATGTTTTGCATGCCAAGTATTTTTATGCGATTAATTCTAATAATGTCTTTATCAATtatgttttttgatacaggagaATGAAGGAACACAATATCACAGTATTGACTGAATTTATCTTAACGGGCATCTCTGACAGCTCTGAGTTGCAGGTCCCATTATTTGGGCTGTTCCTTGCCATATACATGACCACAATGATAGGCAATTTGGGGATCATTATCCTCACCACAGTGGACCATCACCTCCAAACTCCTATGTACTTCTTTCTCAGACACCTGGCTATTACAGATCTTGGATATTCTACCGCTGTGGGACCCAAAATGTTGGGAAATTTTGTTAGAGATCAAAATACAATTTCATTTAACCTTTGCGCCACACAGCtagctttttttcttgtattcattGGTAGTGAGCTATTCATTCTATCAGCAATGTCGTACGACCGCTACGTGGCCATCTGTAAGCCTCTGCTATATACTGTCCTCATGTCACGAAGGGTGTGTTGGGTTCTTATGGCAATGCCGTATCTTTATTGCACATCCGTGTCTCTTCTCATCACAGTTAAGATTTTCACTTCATCCTTCTGTGGCTGCAATGTCGTTAACCATTTCTACTGTGACTGCATCCCCCTGCTGTCTTTACTCTGTTCAAACGCGGAGGAAATAGCATTTATTGTTATGATCTTTGCAGCTTTTGATTTAATCGTCTCTCTCCTCGTTGTCCTAGTGTCCTACATGCTTATTCTCACAGCAGTTCTCAGGATGAACTCTGCAGAGGGCAGGCGGAAGGCTTTCTCCACATGCGGGTCCCACCTAGCCGTGGTGACAGTGTTCTATGGGACGTTGATCTTTATGTATGTGCAGCCCCAGTCCAGCCATTCCATTGACACTGATAAGATGTCTTCCATCTTTTACACCCTGGTCATCCCAATGTTGAATCCCTTGATCTATACTTTGAGGAATAAGGATGTAAAATCTTCCCTACACAGGACTTGGAGAAATATTGGCAATACCTTTACTTAGGGGTTTTATACAACGTTAATCCTACATATCTGGGACAAATGTGAACCACTTCAAAGAAGGTACAGGAAGCACACAAAGCTCAATCTATAATTAAAAATTGACACTGTTGGCTAAGATTTAAATTTCTATGTGCCATAAATACTACATTAAGTATTCATGAAAAGATTTTGT
This window contains:
- the LOC119819119 gene encoding olfactory receptor 8K3-like, with amino-acid sequence MKEHNITVLTEFILTGISDSSELQVPLFGLFLAIYMTTMIGNLGIIILTTVDHHLQTPMYFFLRHLAITDLGYSTAVGPKMLGNFVRDQNTISFNLCATQLAFFLVFIGSELFILSAMSYDRYVAICKPLLYTVLMSRRVCWVLMAMPYLYCTSVSLLITVKIFTSSFCGCNVVNHFYCDCIPLLSLLCSNAEEIAFIVMIFAAFDLIVSLLVVLVSYMLILTAVLRMNSAEGRRKAFSTCGSHLAVVTVFYGTLIFMYVQPQSSHSIDTDKMSSIFYTLVIPMLNPLIYTLRNKDVKSSLHRTWRNIGNTFT